The nucleotide sequence TTGACAATTAATGAAGCCAGGTTACAGTTACCCGATCAACAATCTCTTCCAGCTTTATTATTTTCTGGTAGCTTTAACTATGATCTGACCAGCAACACCGAAGGGGAGCGTATAGAGAAATTAAATCAAGGCATTGATGAATGGGAAGCCAATTTGGAAGCTTTTCGAGAAATCGTCAATGAAAGATTTTTAGGACAACAAGGAAGCTTATTCCCCAATCAGTTCATCCCTACCATTGTTCAGTAAAAGTTAACAGTTATTTAATTTTCAGTGACAGAACGATTATCAATTTGCGCTCGTTGTAAACGTCCTGAAAAATCGACATAGACTGTTTTCCATTCAGAAAAAACATCTAACGCGGTAGTTCCGGCTTCTCTATGTCCATTACCACTTTGTTTAACCCCACCAAAAGCAAGATGTACTTCTGCACCAATGGTGGGGCCATTAATGTATGTAATACCGGCTTCAAGGTCTTGCATGGCTTGAAAAGCGCGGTTAATATCTTGGGTATAAATCGAAGAAGATAAGCCGTAGGGAGTATCATTGAGGACTGAAATGGCTTCTTCAAAGGAACTCACCTCAATTAAGCCCACCACAGGCCCAAAAATTTCCTCTTGCGCCACCCGCATTTGAGGCGTGACGTGATCTAAAATTGTCGGTTCAAAGAAAAACCCCGATTTTAAGGCAGAATCTTTAGGGATATCGCCGCCGAGTAAAATTTTAGCGCCTTCTTCCCGAGCCAGATCAATATATTTTTTCACCTTTTCCCGTTGAGTTGAACTAATGAGAGGCCCGACATCGGTTTTTGGATCAATTCCTGGGCCTAAACGGAGTTGAGCCGTTTTCTCGAGTAACTTTTCGGTAAATTCCTTTTTGATATCCCGATGTAAAATCAAGCGGCTAGTGGCCGTACATCGTTGTCCTGTAGTGCCAAAAGCTCCCCATAATGCGCCTTCTAAAGCTAATTCTAAATCGGCATCTTCCATCACAATTTGAGCATTTTTTCCCCCTAATTCCAAACAGACACGCTTATGGATACGTCCGCAAATTTCCCCCACTTGAGAACCAATAACAGAAGAACCTGTAAAAGAAACTAAATCGATTCCTGGATGTTCGACTAAATCTTGTCCGATTTCTGGCCCTACGCCATGAACTAAATTAACGACTCCTGGCGGAAAGCCGGCTTGCTGGAAAACTTCGACTAATAGGGTGGCACAAGCCGGGGTATCTTTAGCCGGTTTAAGAATAATAGTATTGCCACAGACTAAGGCCGGTAGAGACTTCCAACAGGGGATAGCCACCGGAAAATTCCAAGGGGTAATTAAAGCACAGACACCCACCGGCATCCGCAGCGTCATAGCAAACTTATTGCTGAGTTCTGATGGAGTGGTTTGTCCAAATAAACGCCTTCCTTCCCCAGCATAGTAAAAAGCGCAGTCTATCCCCTCTTGAACATCCCCCCGAGCTTCAGCGATGGTTTTTCCCATTTCCCGAGTCATCACGGTAGCGAGTTCTTCTTTTCTCTTGGTTAAAATTTGAGCGACTCGTTGAAGATATTCCGCTCTTTGGGGTGCAGGGATTTTTCGCCAACTCAAGTAAGCTTTGCGTGCGGCTTCTACTGCGGCATTAACATCGGCCGAAGTGGATAAAGGGAAAGTCGCTACTACCTCGCTAGAATTGGCAGGGTTGCGGCTTTGTGAAGTTTCGCGCACTTTCGCGGGTACCCATTGACCGTTGATATAATTAAAACAAGTTAAAGGAGGCATAGCTGTAAATAGTTAATACTGAACATTTAACAGTTATTAAGTTATCAGTTTATATTTAGTTTATTGTGTATTTCGTTGCATTTTAGCCTTTTAATTTTAAATTAAAAATTGTTTTAGGGTTTTTCGGTTGCCGGCTATCTAGAACATCGCGCAATTTTGCCACAGCTACTTGACATGACCTGAGAGCCTAGCCGCTAGTGCAGTGGATAGTTTTCCCCAGACCTACCACTTAAGAGCGAGTCAAGAAATCCCTCTAATGATATAGAATATACGATTAAACTTAGTCTCAAGTTGTCTCTTGAGTCTTTAAATGCGATTTCTTAACAAGCTGAGTATTCAATCCAAACTATTACTCATGCTACTGCTAATCAGCATCGCCTTAATTTTCATTACAGGCTACATGGATTACAGTAGTGGCAAAACGGCATTTACCAAAACCATCTTTAACCAACTCGTTATCCTACGAAGCGTCAGAGCCAAAGAAATTGAATCCTACTTTCAATTTAGCAAAAATCAGATTCTCACCGTCAGCGAATCCCCATCAGCCATTGAAGCAATGAAAACCTTCAAGGCAGCCTACCAAAAATTAGAAACTCAAACCTTAAACCCCAACCAGCAACAACAGTTAGAGAAATACTACCAAAATGTTTTTATTCCCGAACTCGGGCACAATGTAGTAGATGGAACACCCATTGCAGAAACCTACTTACCTCAAACGAGTGTCGCCCAATATCTCCAATACCACTACCTAGCGAAAAATCGCTCTAAACAGAGACAAAATGATTTAGAAAATCCTGGAGATGGCAGCGAATATAGTAAAGTTCATCAAAAATACCACCCTTTATTTAGAAATTTACAAAAAAGATTTAAATATAACGATATTTATTTAATCGACGTTGATAGCGGCAACATTGTCTACTCCGCAGAAAAACAAGTAGACTTTGCAACTAATATAGGGTTAGGTCCTTACGAAAATACCAACCTAGCCAAAGCCATCTTATCGATTGAAAAATCGAGAGACCACAGTTTAATCATCATCAAAGACTTTGAACCCTACCGTCCCTCCTATAATAAACCCTCGGCTTTTATCGCCACCACAATTTTTGATGGGACAGAATTTATCGGTGCTTTGGTGTTTCAACTCCCCATCGAGAAAATCAATGGAATTATGACCTCATCTGGACAGTGGGAACAAACCGGACTCGGCCAAACCGGCGAAACCTATTTAGTCGGTCCAGATAACTTGTTACGTTCCCTTCCCCGCCAGTTTGTCGAAAATCCCAACCAATATTACCAAGCTCTCGAAAAAAACGGTCTTGATAATAACACCATTGAACGGATACGCCGCTTAAACACACCCATTTTAGTTCAAAAGATAGAATCGAGCGCTTTAGAACAGGCCATCACCGGTAAGAAAGGAACAGCCATCTATCAAGACTACCGAGGCATTCCCGTACTAGCCGCCTATCAACCCATTCAGGTAGGAGATTTTAACTGGGGATTAATTGCCCAAATGAGTGCGGATGAAGCCTTTGCTCCCATTAATGAGTTTACCCGTCAATTATTAGTGACTTCTGCTATTCTCGTAGTCTTTTTCACGCCGCTTTCTAACTGGTTGGCGCGGCTGTTTGTGCGTCCCATTAAGCAGCTTAGGGCAGGAGCTTGTCGCATCGGATCAGGAGAAACCGATGTTAAGCTAAACATTCAATCAAAAGATGAATTTGGCGAATTAGCAGTAGCTTTTAATTATATGAGCGAGAACTTACATCAAAGAGAGCTACTGATTCAGCAAATGAAGCAAGAAAACGAAAACCTCTTGCTCAATATTTTGCCAGACCTGATCGCCAAACGCTATAAAAAAGGAGAACAAGCGATTGCCGATACTTTTCCCAATGTTACTGTTTTATATGCAGAAATAGAGGGTTTTAATGAACTATCTGCTGAATTGCCCCCTGAACAAACTATTAGGTTACTCAATGAAATTGTCAGTGCTTTTGATGAAGCGGCAGAAGCTTATGGCGTTGAGAAAATGAGAACCATCGGCAATTTATACGTGGCGGTTTGTGGGTTGTCAGTTGCTCGCGTCGATCATGTTAAAAGGACGGTAGATTTTGCCTTAGACTTACTCAAATTAATCACCCGTTTTAATCAGCAACAGGGAACAAAATTGAGTTTAGATATTGGTATTCATTGCGGTCCGGTAGTGGGGGGAATTGTAGGAAAAACTCGATTTATTTACGCCTTAACCGGAGAAACCATGAGAATTGCCTACGCGATTCATTCCTCACCTCGGCAAAATGTCATTCAAGTGACCCACAAGGTTTATGAGAGTGTAAAAGATCTTTACCCATTTGAACAGATTGGAGAAGTAGAAATTCCTAAAGCCGGAGTCATCCCAATTTGGTCGATGAAAATAGGGGGAATTAAATCATCGATTAATGTTAACTCTTCTTTAAACGGAGCAAGCGTCGGCATAATTGATTAAACCCCCTTTTTCATTTCCCTATTCCCAACTGTCAATTAATTTTCTATGACCGACTTTATCATCAAGCAAAATTGGTTTGTATGGACATGGGTATTAATTTTAGGGTTTCCTATGCTAATGCTGTTGCTTAATGAATTCGTAGTACAGCTAGAAAGGCAACAAAAACCCCTCGTCACGCCTGTCCGTATCCTGCGAAATTTGGTAGTGCCAACCCTGGCTATTTTTTTGCTTTTGGTTAAGGTCTTACAGCTTGCTGAAGAGGCTATATTAGTTCGCTTAATCGAGACTGTTCTTTGGATTTTTATTATTTATGCGGTACTCACTTTAATTAATATCTTACTGTTTGAGCAAGCCAGGCCGGAAAGCTGGCAATCTCAAGTCCCCAAATTATTTCTTGATCTCAGTCGATTTTTCTTGATCTTGGTAGGAACAGCGCTAGTGTTATCAAGTGTCTGGAAAACAGATTTAGGGGCTTTATTGACCGCCTTGGGCGTGGGATCATTGGTGATTGGTTTAGCCTTGCAAGACAGCTTAGGCAATATTTTTTCGGGAATTGCTTTGCTTTTTGAGCGCCCCATCAGAAGCGGCGACTGGGTAGAGATTGGGGATAAAGTGGGCAAAGTGATAGAAGTTACTTGGCGCTCAGTACATTTGCAAACTTGGAACCGAGATCTGCTGGTTATCCCCAATTCCGAACTCGCTAAGAGTAATTTTAGAAACCTCAGTCGACCAACGGGTCTTCATGTGGAAACTTTTGAGGTAGGCTTTTCTTATGATGACCCTCCCAATCGAGTTAAACAAATTCTTAAAACTACGGCACGGGAAACTCAAGGGGTATTAAGTGATCCAGAACCTTTTGTCCAAACCACAGGCTATAAAGACTTCTATATCAATTATAAAGTTGGTCTATTTATTGATGACTACGGACAATCTCGTAAAATTTTAGATGAGTTTATCACCCGTATTTGGTATGCGGCTAAACGTCATCATCTGACGATTCCCTACCCAATTCAAAACCAATATGAATATCAAGGTGTTGCACCTATCCCAGAAGATCGAGTTCTTCGAATCACAGAAATTTTACGCTCTATTCCGAGTTTAAGTATGATCGATCCCCTGCTTCTGGATCAGTTAAATGACAACATCACCACTCAAAAATATGGTAAAGGAGAAATTGTCATTGCTCAGGAGCAGCGTTTGCTAGGACTGTATATTATTCTCCAGGGTCGTGTACAGTTATGGGTCCGTGATCGTACCGGTAACACACAGCCGGTTTTAGAACTATCTGAGGGCGATTTTTTTGGGGTACAAGCATCCTTGTTATCTGATCATCAAAGCGATGTTTCTGTGGAGGCCCTTGAGGACCTAGAAGTTCTCATTTTGGATACAGAAACTCTACAATTGCTCTTATTGCGATCCCCTCGCTTTGCGCTTGAATTGGGCGAGTTGATGGAATCACGCCGCAAGTTGGTGCAAGCGGCTAAAAGTAGCCTTTTTCAGTGACATCCTCCCACGCACTCCGTAAACTCCCTGCGGGGCTTCCCTAACTCACGATAGGGCATTCCTGGTTATTCCCTTACGGGGTTTCGCCACTTATCTAAAACTCGTTGGTACAAGCGATGATGACATCTCCCACCGTTGGTTTCCCGACAGAACGACTCGCTCAGGCGTTTTCGTTTTCCAGAGTCCCTGGATACTTGAGGCAGTGCGGTCTTGACGGTTACCGTCGAGAGTAACTGCCGTGTCGATTTATTCGATTTTTGTCGTATTTCCCAAGCTCTGGAGGTTCCGCCTAATGACTACCTTTCACTCTCATCTTGGATGGGTACATCCCAAATTTGGCTCAATTCAGGTTCTTACCTTGCGGCCAATTTTAGTATATAGGTACTTGGCTACGCTGTCAACCACTGACTCGCTTTCATGAGGACGCGCATCTGCGGTCGCACGGCAGATGATCTGCTCACGTAGTGGCGCGGAGCGCATCGTCCGTCCCTCGAACTCCACTACGTTTCGTTCGGGGATTTCCCACTCGGAACTGTTAAAAAACCCTGCATCCTAGCAGGGCTTTAATTTTAAGCAAGAGGAGACTCAATCCGTTCACTCAGAGGTCAACAAGAGAAACTTTGTGAGTCAGTCAGCTAAATTAGTATACGTTGTCGCCACCTTGATGACTTCATCCATCCGGGTGAGAGAGTTTTAGCAAGTCGGGAACTTATTGCGGTTACTCTCAATCGGTTTATGGAGGATTTATCTGTATTGTTAAGGAGCTAGTCGTTACTGATGTAGCTTCTTATCTCTGTTTCTATTGTTAGAATATTAAATCTGACGGGGGATGTCAGTCCCATAATTAAGGGAATTTTTGGCCAAGGAAAGGCTAAAATTTGCTGTTTAAGTAGAAAAATGTAGAATATTACTTTGAACAACTCAAACTCATTGCTATCGAAATACATCTCTACACATAAAGTTACTGACAAGTATTTCATCTGCGTTCATCTGCGTTTATCTGCGGACAATTATGCAAGAGGTCTATTTTATTAACCTTTTCAACGGGAACAAAATCATATTCGCCGCTAGAACAGGGATTAGAAATCAGAGTCACTAATTGGACTGTATTCTCTTGGCGATCACCTTTAATAAAGCTAATTTCTGGGGCGGTCACTCCCTTAGCTTTAAAATTAGGATCAATTAAAGTTTGTTGTAATTGAAGCCGCTTTTGTTTAGGGTTAAATATCATCATTAAAGATTCCATCCAATTAGGAGAAGGTATTTTATTTAAAGCTTGAGCTAGAGTTATAGTGGCATCATAGGCCATTGCTGTTCGCCAACTGACTGTTCCTTTCCATTCTTTTTCGGCTTCTTTAGTAAAATCTGGATCGCTACTGGTTAAAGGATGCCAAGGAATAGCAATCACTATCCCTTGGGCAAATTTTCGTTGATTTCTAGTAGCCGGGTTAAACAAAGTATCAGACCCAATGATGGGCAGTTTATTATCATTAGCTCTCATTAAGTCTAAAGCATTGTTAAACGAAAAATCATTAACTCGTCCATCAGGAATTAAAAATAAAGCTTGACTTCCTTGTGTACGCACTTCCTTTATAGCTTGATAAGCATCAAAATTTTCATTTTTTAAATTATCAAAAACTTGAATACTTCTGCCGGCAAAACTCTTCTCAAAATTATTTTTATAAGACCGACTAAAACTACTATCTGGATTATAAAAAACAGCAATTTTTTGAATGTCTTTTTGAATTAAAAATTTAGCAACTTTCTCAGCTTTATTTTGATCGGGTGATACGGTACGGAAAAAGAAGCGGCTACTATCGGTTAAATCTTCTGATGTGCTAGTGGGGGAAATTAACACTAATTGATGCTGGTCATAAACTGAAACCGATGCTTTAGTTACGTCGCTGGCGTAGCTTCCTATAACTCCTAAAATATTAGGTACTTTACCTAAAGTATTGGCAATAGTAATAGCTCTTGCGGGTTTATTATCATCATCAGTAATTACCACCTGTAACCCATAACCTTTAATAATATTATTCTCATTAATATATTTTTGGGCTTGGGCTACCCCTCTAAGAATTTCTAGTCCGGCATCTGAGCCATTATTTCTATCTTTTAAAGGTAAAGAAACAGCAATGCTATAAACCGGAGTTTTATTGAGAATTAATTGGACATTATTTAAATAAATAAGCGTTTCTGGGTCTCGGGGCTGTTCTTTTCTAGCGTTTTCAAAAAAATCTAATGCCTGTATATAGTTTCCTTTTTCGTAAGCTTCAACGCCGTTTTCCTTAGCGGAAGAGGGACTATCATCATTAATGATAACTCCAGCGCAACTGATAAAATCGGATTCTTGAACCGGACAAAAACTTGATTTCTGAGTTGACCATACCAGCCAACCCCCTAACACTATAACTCCTAACCCTACACTTAAGGCGACTTTGAGTTTCCAATAGTTAGGAGGATCTGGAGGTAAAGGGGGAGGAGGAGGAATTACAACAGGCTTATCCTGTCTAGATAATACACGTAAAGCCTCTAAAACGTCTTGAACTGAACGGTAGCGCTCTTGACAATGATAAGCGGTCATTTTATCGATAATATCTGCTAAATCTTCCCTTACTTGAGCCTTATTGCGCCAAATAAAATGACGATGAGCCGCATCTAGCTCCCATTGCTCCTGAGTGGGGTTGCTTTTAATCAAAACTTGTATGGCGATAACTCCCACTGCATAAATATCACTACATAATTGAGGATATCCCATAAACTGCTCTGCTGGTGCATAGCCGGGAGTTCCTAGTGCTAGAGTTCGAGTGATTTGATTGCTGTTTCTTCTAACTGTAGCCGCGCCAAAATCAATTAAAACAATTTTATTATCACTACTGCGTCGGATTAAATTGGAGGGTTTAATATCCCGATGAATCACTCCCTGTTGATGAATATATTGAAGAATGGAGAGGAGATCTTCTAGAAAATTAATAACCGTTTGCTCATAGCAAGGATTGGTTAATTCTTCGTTAAGACAATGACCTTGAATATATTCTTGAACCAGATAATATATTCCGTTTTCTTCAAAGTAAGCAAAGATTTGGGGAATTTGGCTGTGTTCAGTTCCCAGTTGTTCAAGAAGTTTGGCTTCTCGCTGAAACAGTTCTCTAGCTTCTAGGGTAGCATCTGGATCTGTGAGTTGCTTAAGGACTCTTTCTTGATTAAGACAATCTAAATCTTCTACTAAATAAGTTATGCCAAATCCCCCTTTTCCCAAAAAGCGAAGGACTTGGTAACGATTGCGGATAATGTCTCCTGGATTTAAAGGCATTTTCGTCGGTAACTGAACCATATTACGTCACAACAAGGGACTCACTGAAATATATGAGCTTTATTTTGGCACAAAATTCCGGTCTGATCCGTAATTTTACTAATTATTAGCAAATTTCCTGGGCTGTATCAAGTTTATGAAGTTTATGAAGTTTATGAAGTTTATGAACTTTATGAACTTTATGACTTTTCTTTATCAATATATTAATGAAAAATAATAATTTTTTTTTGAATTTATGAATTGAATTTATTTTATTAATAGCTTACCCTAAAAAAAAAAGGGGGTAAAATGAAAAGTAACACAATCAATCGGAAAAAATTATTGGCAATTATTAACTTCAATAGTCTCAAGACTATCTTTTTATCAATTTTAACTTTTTTACTAATTTTAACTTCTAATTGGATGGCAAGCTTTGCTTATTCATCTCCTGTAGTTCAGGGAAAAGAACCGATAGAAGTAGCACAGGCTGAAAATCAATATCCTTTTTATTGGGAATTCATTAATGTAGATATTGATCTACAAGAAAATGGGGATATGCTTATCAGTGAAACTCAAAATTATGTTTTTACTCAAGCCTACAACAATCAGAGATATCGATATATTCCTCTAGATAAAGTGGATCAGATAACTGATGTCTCAGTTTCTGAAAATGGAAAGCTTTTACCTATAACCACAGGAATTGAAAATAATCAATTTTGGATTCGATGGGAACATTCCCTTAATCCTCCTGAAGCCCATACATTTGTTTTAAATTATCGAGTGATTGGTGGCTTACACATTCATGATAGTGGGGATCAAGTTTACTGGAAGGCTATCTTTGCTGACCGAAAATCTCCCATTGAAAAAGCAAAAATAACTGTTAGATTACCTAACATTTTATCAGGAAATATTCAAGATTTTAAAAGTTTTGGTGTTCCTTCTAGTTCGGTTAAAGTAAACTCTCAAACCATTCAATTTATTGCTCAACAAAGTATACAACCTGGAGAAGAATTAGAAGTTCAAATTACTTTCCCTCATAATCTTCTCAAGGTTTCTGTTCCTAATTGGCAAAATTTTTCTTGGGGTTCATTTATTAACGCTATTTTTGGCTGGATTTTCTTTATTTTTATTATTTTGAGTTTCATAACTGGTGGTAGTAGTGGCTACGGCGGTGACGGTGGTGGCTACGGCGGTGACGGTGGTGGCGGTGGTGGCGGCGGTGGTGGCGGTGGTGGCGGCGGTGGTGGCGGTGGTGGCGGTGGTTAGTCGAGTTTGAGTGGGCATCTTGCCCATCCTACAATTATATTTAATCGAGTGGGGAATCAGACAAATTTAATGACTCTAAAGCCAGCATTGCATCCACTGCTGAAGCATAACGTTGCCGAAAATCATAACAGACCATTTTGTCTAAAATATCCCCTAACTGGGGATTAACTTGTGTTTGTTCGCGCCAGACAATATTTAAGGTATCAGAATCAACTTTAAATTTAGTTGGTTCAATGCCGGTTAACGCTTGAATGCCAAGCTTACCAACAGCATAAACATCACTTCTAGGTTGAGGACAACCAACAGCTTGTTCAGGAGCAATATATCCCCGATTACTATTTTGAATGGTAATGGTTTGTCCTGTGGCAACTTGTTTAACCGAACCAAAACCCAAGAGAACTATTTTACCGTCAGAATTGCGTTCAATTAAGTTATCCGGGTTAATTTCTCGGTGAATAACTTTTTTGTCATGCACAAAAGCCAGGATCGATAAAATGCTTTTTAGAAGATCAACAACCTTAGATTCTGGCCAAGGAGGAGGATTTAACATTAGTTTTTGGCTTAAATATTGACCTTCAATAAATTGATGCACTATATAATAATAACCGTCTTCTTCAAAGTCAGCTAAAAGTTGGGGAATTTGATCATGTTGCCCTAGTTCTCTTAAAGCCCACGCTTCCCTCTGAAAACGTTGCGTCATCGCTTCAGATTGAGTTGTCCATTGTTTAACAATACAAGGAACCGCCTGAGAAAAGCCAATATCTTCAGCGATATAAGTTGTCGCAAATTCGTTACTAACTAAGTCCTCAATAATTCGATAGCGCCGCAATAGAACTTTATCTAGTAATCGATTGATCACAGGAATGGGTGCTAGGATTTGCTCACGGGTTTGACTGGCTTTGGCTAAATATTCCCACAGATTAGCCTTACGAACCCTTTCCTCATTTTGAATTATGAGTTGTTGTTGAAAAACTTTGGTTAATTTTGACCATAAATTATGAGCAACGTATCGAGCAATATAACTGACATTCAATCCCCGTAACGCGGGTTCCCCGCTTTTCATTTCTTCATAACTTAATCCTTGTAATGTTCCTTTTATTATTGCTTCTTCTCGGCTGTCTAATGGCTTTAACTCTGCGCTCAACATCCAATTATTGATCAGGGTGATTATTTCTTCTGGATTCATAGTTGTGTTTTAATAGGGAACAGGGAACAGGGAACAGGGAACAGGGAACAGGGAACAGGGAACAGGGAACAGGGAATAGGGAACAGGGAACAGGGAACAGGGAACAGGCCATAGGCCATAGCCCTAATAAATTTCCTATATTTTTTAAAACCTTTATATTTGGACAATATGAGTTTAAATTAAATTTTAACATATAAATTTATTATTTTTATCAATATGATTTTTATGAAGAAAATTCTGAAAAATATGAACTTATTTTAGGACTCAACACTCAAGAATTTATTTAACATATAAGTAAGGTATTTAATAACCGTAAAATCTCTAGGCCAAATTTACTTACATCAATTTGTTATGTTCTTAAAAAAAGTTTTAATGGGATAAATCTTAAAAAATTCTGCAAATTCATGAGCATCTCAAAAATTTAACGTAGAATGCGAGTTAACTTATAACCAAAATTTATAGACTTTACCCGAGCTAAGTTAAAGGGGTAAAAATGGATAAAGATCAGTTGGTAATGATAGCTATTACAGTCATAGCTATTGGGGTTATATTAGGAGCTTTATTTGTCCTATTAGTTAAATGGAAGCGAGGCAATAGGGTTATTAACAGCTTAGTCAGTGTGAATCAAATTGTCGGCTCAATTGGCAGAGTAGAAATACCTTTTGATCAAAATAGTAAAGGAAAAGTAAGAGTAGGCATTAAGGGATCTTTAATCGATTTTGTGGCTGTTACCAGTTTACCTTATGAATTTCAGTTAGGTGAGTCGGTTTTAATTATAGAAATTAAAGAAAACAGAGTTTCGGTAGTTCCCGAAAATTATTTAAGGAAAATACAGGATCAGGAGTAAAATAATGAACCAACAATCTTTACAAACTTCTCAAACAATTATTGCTCAAAGTTTACCCAATGATTACTCGTCACCCGCTTCTCAAAATAATGGGCAGGGTTCAGGGGCAATATTGACGGCTTTCCCCATCGCTTTATTAATATTTGGGGGAATTTTATCAGTTTGGTTTATGAAATCATTTTTGTGTATTTGTAAACCGAATGAAGTAGTGATTTTATGTGGAAGAAAACGAAAAACCAAAGATAATCAAGAAGTGGGCTATCGGGTAATAACCGGCGGCAGGGCATTGAGAATTCCCATTGTAGAAACGGTAAAACGAATGGATGTCACCACAACTCCAATTAGAGTAGAAGTGAAAAATGCCTATTCTAAAGGGGGAATACCTTTAAATATTCATGCCATCGCCAATGTTAAAATTTCTAGTAATCCCGATGTAGTGGGCAACGCAATTGAACGATTTTTAGACCATGATCGCTCGGAAATTATTCGGGTAGCCAAAGAAACCTTAGAGGGGAATTTACGAGGAGTAGTGGCGACTTTAACGCCCGAACAAGTGAACGAAGATCGACTAAGATTTGCCGAAAAAATCACCTCAGATGTGACCCGAGACCTAATGAAATTGGGGTTGGAAATTGATGTTTTAAAAATTCAAAACGTCGCCGATGATGTGGACTATCTGAACTCTTTAAGCCGCGAAAGAATTGCTCTCATTATCCGAGATGCCGAAATTGGTGAATCGGATGCCCTTAGTGAAGCCGAACAAATAGAAGCCGAATGTGAAGAACAAGCAGAAGTGGCAAAAACTCAGGATCAAATAATCATTTTAGAAAAAGAAAATGAATTGAGAAAAATTAAAGCAAAATTAGA is from Gloeothece verrucosa PCC 7822 and encodes:
- a CDS encoding DUF2207 domain-containing protein, which encodes MKSNTINRKKLLAIINFNSLKTIFLSILTFLLILTSNWMASFAYSSPVVQGKEPIEVAQAENQYPFYWEFINVDIDLQENGDMLISETQNYVFTQAYNNQRYRYIPLDKVDQITDVSVSENGKLLPITTGIENNQFWIRWEHSLNPPEAHTFVLNYRVIGGLHIHDSGDQVYWKAIFADRKSPIEKAKITVRLPNILSGNIQDFKSFGVPSSSVKVNSQTIQFIAQQSIQPGEELEVQITFPHNLLKVSVPNWQNFSWGSFINAIFGWIFFIFIILSFITGGSSGYGGDGGGYGGDGGGGGGGGGGGGGGGGGGGGGG
- a CDS encoding serine/threonine protein kinase — its product is MNPEEIITLINNWMLSAELKPLDSREEAIIKGTLQGLSYEEMKSGEPALRGLNVSYIARYVAHNLWSKLTKVFQQQLIIQNEERVRKANLWEYLAKASQTREQILAPIPVINRLLDKVLLRRYRIIEDLVSNEFATTYIAEDIGFSQAVPCIVKQWTTQSEAMTQRFQREAWALRELGQHDQIPQLLADFEEDGYYYIVHQFIEGQYLSQKLMLNPPPWPESKVVDLLKSILSILAFVHDKKVIHREINPDNLIERNSDGKIVLLGFGSVKQVATGQTITIQNSNRGYIAPEQAVGCPQPRSDVYAVGKLGIQALTGIEPTKFKVDSDTLNIVWREQTQVNPQLGDILDKMVCYDFRQRYASAVDAMLALESLNLSDSPLD
- a CDS encoding NfeD family protein yields the protein MDKDQLVMIAITVIAIGVILGALFVLLVKWKRGNRVINSLVSVNQIVGSIGRVEIPFDQNSKGKVRVGIKGSLIDFVAVTSLPYEFQLGESVLIIEIKENRVSVVPENYLRKIQDQE
- a CDS encoding flotillin family protein — encoded protein: MNQQSLQTSQTIIAQSLPNDYSSPASQNNGQGSGAILTAFPIALLIFGGILSVWFMKSFLCICKPNEVVILCGRKRKTKDNQEVGYRVITGGRALRIPIVETVKRMDVTTTPIRVEVKNAYSKGGIPLNIHAIANVKISSNPDVVGNAIERFLDHDRSEIIRVAKETLEGNLRGVVATLTPEQVNEDRLRFAEKITSDVTRDLMKLGLEIDVLKIQNVADDVDYLNSLSRERIALIIRDAEIGESDALSEAEQIEAECEEQAEVAKTQDQIIILEKENELRKIKAKLEQQAKSEEEITIAAAKERRAKVEQKLQEVRAELERLRLQADEVLPAEAQREAKTLKARGKASILEENAKAAALVNEMLAEVWQQTGRDAGEIFLIQQLESVLEEAVKIPKRLKLKQVNVVDNGDGKSVSTLMKVYPEIVGQFLASVDQTLGIDVVGTLTQKSENEN